In Blautia sp. SC05B48, a single genomic region encodes these proteins:
- the metG gene encoding methionine--tRNA ligase, whose protein sequence is MEKQRYYISTAIAYTSGKPHIGNTYEVVLADAIARFKRQQGYDVYFQTGTDEHGQKIELKAEEAGVTPKEFVDNVSGEIKRIWDLMNTSYDKFIRTTDKDHEEQVKKIFKKMYAKGDIYKGHYEGMYCTPCESFFTESQLVDGKCPDCGRPCVPAKEEAYFFKMSKYADKLIDYINTHPDFIQPESRKNEMMNNFLLPGLQDLCVSRTSFKWGIPVDFDPKHVVYVWLDALTNYITGIGYDCDGNSSDTFNKYWPADLHLIGKDIIRFHTIYWPIFLMSLDLPLPKQVFGHPWLLQGDGKMSKSKGNVIYADELVEFFGVDAVRYFVLHEMPFENDGVITWELMVERLNSDLANTLGNLVNRTISMSNKYFNGVVENKNVTEPVDEDLKNFILQVPKNVSAKMDKLRVADAITEVFSLFKRCNKYIDETMPWALAKDETKQDRLATVLYNLVEGICIGASLLKSFMPRTTERILVQLNANERTLEEMEQFGLYPSGNRVTDKPEILFARLDLKEVLEKVEKLHPKKEEPKEEVEEEKTENVIDIEAKPEITFDDFEKLQFQVGEIIACEEVKKSRKLLCSQVKIGSQVRQIVSGIKAHYSAEEMVGKKVMVVTNLKPAKLAGILSEGMILCAEDADGNLSLMVPEKEMPAGAEIC, encoded by the coding sequence ATGGAAAAGCAGAGATATTATATCAGCACTGCCATTGCGTACACATCCGGTAAACCGCATATCGGAAATACCTATGAGGTTGTTCTTGCGGATGCGATCGCACGTTTTAAAAGACAGCAGGGCTATGACGTATATTTTCAGACAGGTACTGACGAGCATGGCCAGAAGATCGAGCTGAAGGCTGAAGAGGCTGGTGTTACACCGAAGGAATTCGTAGATAACGTTTCCGGCGAGATCAAACGTATCTGGGATCTGATGAATACATCCTATGATAAATTCATCCGTACAACAGATAAAGACCATGAAGAGCAGGTCAAAAAAATCTTCAAAAAAATGTATGCAAAGGGAGATATCTACAAGGGTCATTACGAAGGAATGTACTGTACACCATGTGAGTCCTTCTTTACAGAGTCCCAGCTTGTAGACGGTAAATGTCCGGACTGCGGACGCCCATGCGTACCTGCTAAGGAAGAGGCATATTTCTTCAAAATGAGTAAGTATGCAGACAAGCTTATTGACTACATCAACACACATCCGGATTTCATCCAGCCGGAGTCTCGTAAAAATGAGATGATGAACAACTTCCTTCTTCCGGGACTTCAGGATCTCTGTGTATCCAGAACATCCTTTAAATGGGGAATCCCGGTAGATTTTGATCCGAAGCACGTTGTATATGTATGGCTGGATGCTCTGACAAACTATATCACAGGTATTGGTTATGACTGTGACGGAAACAGCAGCGATACATTCAACAAATACTGGCCGGCAGATCTTCATCTGATCGGAAAAGATATCATCCGTTTCCATACCATTTACTGGCCGATTTTCCTGATGTCTCTGGATCTTCCGCTTCCGAAACAGGTATTCGGACATCCATGGCTGCTTCAGGGTGATGGAAAAATGAGTAAATCAAAAGGAAATGTAATCTATGCAGATGAGCTTGTTGAGTTCTTCGGTGTAGATGCTGTCCGTTATTTCGTACTCCATGAGATGCCATTTGAGAATGACGGTGTGATCACATGGGAGCTGATGGTTGAGAGACTGAATTCCGACCTTGCAAACACACTTGGAAATCTTGTAAACCGTACAATTTCCATGTCCAACAAATATTTTAACGGAGTCGTTGAGAATAAGAATGTTACTGAGCCGGTTGATGAGGATCTTAAGAACTTCATCCTTCAGGTTCCGAAGAACGTTTCCGCAAAAATGGACAAGCTTCGTGTTGCAGATGCTATCACAGAGGTATTCTCTCTGTTCAAACGCTGCAACAAATATATCGACGAGACAATGCCATGGGCACTTGCAAAGGATGAGACAAAGCAGGATCGTCTTGCAACAGTTCTCTACAACCTGGTTGAGGGTATCTGCATCGGCGCATCTCTTCTGAAATCCTTTATGCCGCGTACAACAGAGCGTATTCTTGTACAGCTCAACGCAAACGAGAGAACTCTTGAGGAGATGGAGCAGTTTGGTCTTTATCCTTCAGGAAACCGCGTAACCGACAAACCGGAGATCCTTTTTGCGAGACTTGATCTGAAAGAGGTTCTTGAGAAGGTTGAGAAGCTTCATCCGAAGAAAGAAGAGCCGAAGGAAGAGGTAGAAGAGGAGAAAACAGAGAACGTGATCGATATCGAGGCAAAGCCGGAGATTACTTTCGATGATTTTGAGAAGCTGCAGTTCCAGGTTGGTGAGATCATCGCCTGTGAGGAGGTTAAAAAATCCAGAAAACTTCTCTGCTCTCAGGTTAAGATCGGAAGTCAGGTTCGTCAGATCGTATCCGGAATCAAAGCTCATTACTCAGCAGAGGAAATGGTGGGCAAAAAGGTTATGGTCGTTACAAACCTGAAACCTGCCAAGCTTGCCGGAATCCTCAGCGAGGGTATGATCCTCTGTGCAGAGGATGCAGACGGAAATCTTTCCCTGATGGTACCGGAGAAAGAGATGCCTGCAGGCGCTGAGATCTGCTAA
- the moaC gene encoding cyclic pyranopterin monophosphate synthase MoaC → MELNHFDKNGNAVMVDVSDKPVTHRTAIATGSIQVSPEIMAAVKSGNVKKGDVLGVARVAGIMGVKRTSELIPMCHPLPIQKCSVDFEIDEDAGVIRVFCTVKTEGKTGVEMEALTGVQVTLLTIYDMCKAIDKHMVMSDIHLEEKTGGKSGDFRFEEK, encoded by the coding sequence ATGGAATTGAATCATTTTGATAAAAATGGAAATGCTGTTATGGTGGATGTGTCCGACAAACCGGTCACTCACCGTACAGCAATAGCCACGGGTTCCATTCAGGTAAGCCCGGAGATCATGGCCGCGGTAAAAAGCGGAAATGTGAAAAAAGGTGATGTACTTGGTGTGGCCCGTGTGGCAGGTATCATGGGTGTGAAGCGTACTTCTGAGCTGATTCCCATGTGCCATCCACTTCCCATCCAGAAATGTTCCGTGGATTTTGAGATCGATGAGGATGCGGGAGTGATCCGTGTATTCTGCACGGTAAAAACAGAGGGAAAAACAGGCGTGGAGATGGAGGCCCTGACAGGTGTTCAGGTGACGCTTCTGACTATTTATGATATGTGCAAGGCAATTGACAAGCACATGGTCATGTCTGATATCCATCTGGAAGAAAAAACAGGAGGCAAAAGCGGAGATTTCCGTTTTGAGGAAAAATAA
- the moaA gene encoding GTP 3',8-cyclase MoaA → MIDRCGRNIDYLRISVTDRCNLRCIYCMPEEGVQHVERSLILQEEEILRICRVMAELGIRKIKLTGGEPLVRPRMPQLVEKLKNMPGIEKVTLTTNGVLLKDQMSDFARAGLDGLNISLDTLDEVCSRRITRRDELDRTLEGISEVLKYPEISLKINCVPLGIPEQDLCRVAFLARDYKVHVRFIEMMPIGMGKEFHGVSEEELLRILREKLPRFSPYVGEPLGNGPCHYYDVDGFSGKIGFISAVSHKFCGECNRIRLTSQGFLKTCLQYAAGRDLREVIRGGGSDEVLKAVILEALAEKPDGHAFGGSLEKQKDDKTEKLCMAQIGG, encoded by the coding sequence ATGATAGACAGGTGCGGAAGAAATATTGATTATCTCAGGATTTCCGTAACTGACAGATGTAATTTGCGGTGTATTTATTGTATGCCGGAGGAGGGAGTGCAGCATGTGGAGCGCTCCCTCATTTTGCAGGAAGAGGAAATTTTGAGGATCTGCCGGGTGATGGCAGAGCTGGGTATCCGGAAGATCAAGCTGACCGGCGGGGAACCGCTTGTGCGGCCGCGGATGCCTCAGCTGGTGGAAAAACTGAAAAATATGCCGGGGATCGAGAAGGTGACTCTGACTACAAATGGTGTGCTTCTGAAAGATCAGATGAGTGATTTTGCCCGGGCGGGGCTGGACGGATTGAATATCAGCCTGGATACGCTGGATGAGGTCTGCAGCAGGAGAATTACCCGGCGTGATGAATTGGATCGGACGCTTGAAGGGATCTCAGAGGTATTGAAGTATCCGGAGATTTCGCTGAAGATCAACTGCGTGCCACTGGGAATTCCGGAGCAGGATCTTTGCAGGGTGGCGTTTCTGGCCAGGGATTATAAGGTGCATGTGCGGTTTATTGAGATGATGCCCATTGGGATGGGAAAAGAATTTCATGGGGTGTCGGAGGAGGAATTGCTTCGGATCCTTAGGGAAAAGCTTCCGCGGTTTTCGCCGTATGTTGGGGAGCCCCTTGGGAATGGACCGTGTCATTATTATGATGTGGATGGGTTTTCCGGAAAGATCGGGTTTATCAGCGCGGTGAGTCATAAGTTCTGTGGGGAGTGTAACCGGATACGGCTGACTTCACAGGGCTTTTTGAAGACCTGTCTGCAGTATGCGGCGGGAAGGGATCTTCGGGAGGTGATCCGCGGTGGTGGTTCGGATGAGGTGCTGAAGGCTGTGATCCTGGAGGCTCTGGCGGAGAAACCGGACGGGCATGCTTTTGGCGGAAGTCTGGAGAAACAGAAGGATGATAAGACGGAGAAGCTTTGTATGGCACAGATCGGAGGTTGA
- a CDS encoding MogA/MoaB family molybdenum cofactor biosynthesis protein yields the protein MKRVAVITSSDKGYRGEREDLSGPAVKEIMEAAGYEVVSVDVLPDDRGMLGSRMAEIADLGLAELILTTGGTGFSQRDVTPEATEDVIERRVPGIPEAMRAFSMTITKRAMLSRATAGIRKGTLIVNLPGSPKAVRECLEVIIEALGHGIEILTGDVGECGR from the coding sequence ATGAAGAGAGTTGCTGTGATCACTTCTAGTGATAAGGGTTACAGAGGGGAGCGTGAGGATCTTAGTGGTCCTGCTGTGAAGGAAATTATGGAGGCGGCCGGGTATGAGGTTGTTTCTGTGGATGTTTTGCCGGATGACCGTGGGATGCTTGGAAGCCGGATGGCTGAGATCGCAGATCTGGGGCTTGCGGAGCTGATTTTGACTACGGGTGGTACCGGGTTTTCTCAGAGGGATGTGACACCGGAGGCTACGGAGGATGTGATCGAGCGGCGTGTGCCGGGGATTCCGGAGGCGATGAGGGCGTTTAGTATGACGATCACGAAGCGGGCGATGCTGAGCCGGGCTACGGCTGGGATCCGGAAGGGGACGTTGATCGTTAATCTGCCGGGGAGTCCTAAGGCTGTCAGGGAATGCCTGGAGGTTATTATTGAGGCGTTGGGGCATGGGATTGAGATTTTGACTGGAGATGTGGGGGAGTGTGGTCGGTAG
- a CDS encoding TatD family hydrolase, translated as MGKVLAVCISEKKGTQKKNVGSAVFVEDWGLEGDAHAGKWHRQVSLLSGEKIDAFRAKGAEVEDGAFGENLVVEGIDFAKLPVGTRFRCGEVVLELTQIGKECHNGCAIFQKMGECIMPREGVFTRVLKGGKVSVGDEMTVDKAMIFDTHAHYDDEAFDEDRSDMLDSMQENGIGHIVDVCASVGHFDRVYDLVEKYPFIYGAVGVHPDDADKVDAAVLDEIRRYCDMEKTVAVGEIGLDYYWHKEKEEHLLQQKVFRQQMDIAREKQLPFIIHSRDAAEDTLNIVKEYMKDGMYGGVIHCFSYSKEIAREYLNMGLYLGIGGVVTFKNSRKLKEVAEYAPLNQILLETDCPYMAPVPNRGKRNSSLYLPEVVKTIAEIKGISCEEVVAVTESNALKVFGVILE; from the coding sequence ATGGGAAAAGTACTTGCGGTTTGTATCAGTGAGAAGAAAGGAACACAGAAGAAGAATGTTGGGTCTGCGGTTTTTGTGGAGGACTGGGGGCTTGAGGGGGATGCTCATGCCGGAAAGTGGCATCGGCAGGTGAGTCTTCTTTCCGGTGAAAAGATCGATGCGTTTCGTGCGAAGGGCGCAGAGGTCGAGGATGGTGCTTTTGGTGAGAACCTGGTTGTGGAAGGGATTGATTTTGCAAAGCTTCCGGTTGGCACCAGATTTCGCTGTGGTGAGGTTGTGCTGGAGCTGACTCAGATCGGAAAGGAGTGCCACAATGGCTGTGCCATTTTTCAGAAGATGGGTGAATGTATCATGCCCCGAGAAGGTGTGTTTACAAGAGTGCTGAAAGGTGGAAAAGTTTCCGTCGGTGACGAGATGACTGTGGATAAAGCTATGATTTTTGATACCCATGCACATTACGATGATGAGGCTTTTGATGAGGATCGTTCTGACATGCTGGATAGTATGCAGGAGAACGGGATCGGGCATATTGTGGATGTGTGTGCTTCTGTGGGACATTTTGACCGGGTTTATGATTTGGTGGAGAAGTATCCTTTTATTTATGGCGCAGTGGGTGTTCATCCGGATGATGCGGATAAGGTGGATGCAGCAGTTCTGGATGAGATCCGCAGATATTGCGACATGGAAAAGACTGTGGCTGTAGGTGAGATCGGTTTGGATTATTACTGGCATAAGGAGAAGGAGGAGCATCTTCTCCAGCAGAAGGTATTCCGCCAGCAGATGGACATTGCCCGTGAGAAACAGCTTCCGTTTATCATTCATAGCCGTGACGCTGCGGAGGATACGTTGAATATCGTGAAAGAATATATGAAGGACGGGATGTATGGTGGAGTTATCCATTGCTTTTCCTATAGCAAAGAAATTGCGAGAGAGTATCTGAATATGGGACTTTATCTCGGAATCGGCGGAGTGGTTACTTTTAAGAATTCCCGGAAGCTGAAGGAAGTGGCAGAGTATGCACCGCTGAATCAGATTCTGCTGGAAACCGACTGCCCGTACATGGCACCTGTGCCGAACCGTGGGAAGAGGAACAGCTCCCTGTATCTGCCGGAGGTTGTGAAGACGATTGCGGAGATTAAGGGGATCAGCTGCGAGGAGGTTGTGGCTGTGACGGAGAGTAATGCGTTGAAGGTGTTTGGGGTGATTTTAGAATAA
- a CDS encoding nucleoside-triphosphatase, which produces MTQHIFLTGKKHIGKSTLIQKILDDYKKTSDGFLTVRTKNYLKDQYSVHMYHLKEKELPNESNLLFLCGKTDEHTADTFDRLGCNILSMCSDCSLIVMDELGPHEADAALFRRKILNLLDGQTPILGVLQEPAESFWPEIVNHPKVEIIIISEDNRNDCSLLNHIQYKISSP; this is translated from the coding sequence ATGACTCAACATATATTTTTAACTGGTAAAAAACACATTGGAAAATCTACATTGATCCAAAAGATATTAGATGATTATAAGAAAACCTCTGATGGATTCCTGACTGTCCGCACAAAAAACTATCTGAAGGATCAGTATTCAGTTCATATGTACCATCTAAAAGAGAAGGAGCTCCCAAACGAATCTAATCTTTTGTTTTTATGCGGAAAAACAGATGAACACACTGCCGATACCTTTGATCGCCTTGGATGCAATATTCTTTCCATGTGTTCTGACTGCTCTTTAATTGTTATGGATGAGCTTGGTCCACATGAAGCAGACGCAGCTTTATTTCGGAGAAAAATCCTAAACCTTTTGGATGGGCAGACTCCCATTTTAGGGGTATTGCAAGAACCTGCAGAATCTTTCTGGCCTGAAATCGTAAATCACCCAAAGGTAGAAATCATTATAATTTCTGAAGACAATCGAAATGATTGCTCTTTACTTAATCACATTCAATATAAAATCTCATCTCCTTAA
- a CDS encoding class I SAM-dependent methyltransferase, with translation MDSILDYFISLQESEPAELPERAIERWNKRADFWEDARKKKEKGDERVISAINYLDSKGLLEKNYDVADIGCGPGRFAAAFAKYVHKVVGLDISDKMVKHGMEHIQNEGLNNAILYTCNFQTLDIDKSGYTHAFDLVFSSMTPAIHNMDGLIKSMEMSRAWCCNITHLDRRNSLREQILQEVFGKQTAPQWNGRWFFSLFNILFLLGYNPETSYEKLHRETWVTPDEQYIDSLMEHMLPSEEYTQENANKIMQWIQSHLNKDGQIKEITDSTYGRILWDVRNKTIRPDYRTIIK, from the coding sequence ATGGACTCTATATTGGATTATTTTATTTCTCTGCAGGAATCTGAGCCTGCAGAATTACCTGAGCGGGCTATAGAAAGATGGAATAAACGTGCAGACTTTTGGGAAGACGCACGCAAAAAGAAAGAAAAAGGTGATGAACGTGTCATCAGCGCAATAAACTACCTGGATTCCAAAGGACTTCTTGAAAAAAATTATGATGTCGCAGATATTGGATGCGGTCCCGGACGGTTTGCTGCTGCATTTGCCAAATATGTACACAAAGTAGTGGGGCTGGATATTTCTGATAAAATGGTTAAACACGGAATGGAACATATCCAAAATGAAGGCTTAAATAACGCTATACTCTATACATGTAATTTTCAGACATTAGATATTGATAAATCGGGGTATACGCATGCATTTGATTTGGTATTCAGTTCCATGACACCTGCAATCCACAATATGGACGGACTGATAAAATCTATGGAAATGAGCAGGGCATGGTGCTGTAATATCACGCATCTTGACAGACGAAATTCACTCAGGGAACAGATCTTACAGGAAGTATTTGGCAAACAAACAGCACCCCAATGGAATGGGCGATGGTTTTTCTCTCTTTTCAATATATTATTTCTGCTTGGATATAATCCTGAAACAAGCTATGAAAAACTCCATCGTGAAACCTGGGTAACTCCGGATGAACAATATATTGATTCCCTCATGGAGCACATGCTTCCTTCTGAAGAATATACACAGGAAAACGCAAATAAAATCATGCAATGGATTCAATCTCACTTAAACAAAGATGGGCAGATCAAGGAAATAACTGATTCCACTTATGGAAGAATTCTCTGGGATGTTCGAAACAAAACAATACGACCTGACTATAGAACTATTATAAAATGA
- a CDS encoding ABC transporter ATP-binding protein, which produces MSQVSWAPPSLSILSSNERSARNYMLLEIENVFGGYGNGDILKGISCSADYGDVLCLLGPNGCGKTTLFRMILGSLPVSNGKIKIAGKNISDFTTKTLANMIAYIPQYHSPVFAYTVLDMVIMGRASHFSAFETPKEPDQEAAFAALEKVNALPLANRKYTSLSGGQRQLVLIARAICQSAKIFIMDEPAANLDYANHQLLMEVISGLANQGYCIIMSTHSPEHPFSVGNKVLLMKSGKVMGFGSPKEIITSETLQSVYDIEMDVITTHDRYGRERTICLPVNSSPKAF; this is translated from the coding sequence TTGTCACAAGTATCATGGGCGCCCCCTTCTTTATCTATCTTATCATCAAACGAAAGGAGCGCGCGTAATTATATGCTTCTGGAAATTGAAAATGTTTTTGGCGGTTACGGCAATGGTGATATTTTAAAGGGTATCAGCTGCAGCGCAGACTATGGTGATGTGCTTTGTCTGCTTGGCCCTAATGGTTGCGGAAAGACCACTCTGTTCCGCATGATATTAGGTTCCCTTCCTGTTTCTAATGGAAAAATAAAGATAGCCGGAAAAAATATTAGTGACTTTACAACCAAAACACTGGCAAATATGATTGCATATATTCCCCAATATCATTCCCCTGTATTTGCCTATACAGTTCTTGATATGGTAATTATGGGGCGTGCTTCTCATTTCTCCGCATTTGAAACCCCAAAAGAGCCTGATCAGGAAGCAGCTTTTGCTGCCTTGGAGAAAGTAAATGCCCTGCCTCTTGCCAACAGGAAATATACTTCCTTAAGCGGAGGACAAAGGCAATTGGTTTTAATTGCCCGTGCAATCTGTCAGTCTGCAAAAATCTTCATCATGGACGAGCCAGCCGCCAATCTGGATTATGCCAATCATCAGCTTCTCATGGAAGTAATTTCAGGGCTGGCCAATCAGGGCTATTGCATTATTATGTCAACACATAGTCCTGAGCATCCCTTTTCCGTGGGAAACAAAGTTCTTCTCATGAAATCCGGAAAGGTTATGGGATTCGGCTCTCCCAAAGAAATCATTACATCTGAAACCTTACAATCTGTTTACGATATTGAAATGGATGTGATAACTACACACGACCGCTATGGCCGTGAACGAACTATCTGTTTACCGGTAAATAGCTCACCAAAAGCATTTTAG
- a CDS encoding FecCD family ABC transporter permease, with the protein MNLTDNEKNAAAARQRRYVLLLAVMLVLLFIIIVLSFWVGYYPLTPVQVLNAFLSKFGFKGDILPQAVTIFWNIRLPRILSALFIGASLSVAGATYQGMFRNPLVSPDILGVSSGASLGAAFAILNGASNWMIQLSAFAGGVAAVAASYLISRKSAHSQTLSLVLTGTMIMSLCNAGVTMIKYVADPNDVLQQITFWLMGSLTKTTTKSFCWSVLPMIIGLSLIFIFRWQINLLTLDEEEAKSLGINVRKYRLIFIVASTLLSAAAVCLGGLIGWVGLMIPHLARALVGVDYRRLIPASAILGGGYLILVDDISRSLLSMELPLGVVTSIMGAPFFIYLIIKRKERA; encoded by the coding sequence ATGAATCTGACAGATAATGAAAAAAATGCCGCCGCTGCCCGACAAAGACGATATGTTCTGCTGTTGGCGGTTATGCTGGTACTTTTGTTTATCATTATAGTACTCTCATTCTGGGTGGGATATTATCCGCTTACACCAGTGCAGGTACTAAATGCATTTTTATCAAAATTTGGTTTTAAAGGAGATATTTTACCCCAGGCAGTTACCATATTCTGGAATATCCGTCTGCCCCGTATTCTGTCTGCTTTATTTATTGGTGCTTCCCTCTCGGTAGCAGGTGCAACCTATCAGGGAATGTTTCGCAATCCACTGGTATCTCCGGATATCCTTGGAGTTTCTTCCGGTGCAAGTCTCGGAGCTGCTTTTGCAATTTTAAACGGAGCTTCCAACTGGATGATTCAGCTTTCTGCTTTTGCAGGTGGTGTGGCCGCAGTAGCCGCATCCTATCTTATCAGCCGAAAATCCGCACATTCCCAGACCCTCAGTCTTGTTCTGACCGGAACTATGATCATGTCACTCTGCAATGCCGGTGTCACAATGATCAAATATGTGGCAGACCCCAATGATGTTCTCCAGCAAATTACTTTCTGGCTTATGGGCAGCTTAACCAAAACCACAACCAAATCCTTTTGCTGGAGTGTTCTTCCAATGATCATTGGATTAAGTCTGATTTTTATTTTTCGATGGCAGATCAATCTGCTGACTTTGGATGAAGAAGAAGCCAAAAGTTTAGGAATCAATGTGCGTAAATATCGTCTGATTTTTATAGTCGCTTCCACATTACTCAGCGCCGCTGCAGTCTGTCTTGGAGGATTGATCGGATGGGTCGGGCTGATGATCCCCCATCTGGCACGTGCACTGGTTGGTGTTGATTACAGAAGGCTGATACCTGCAAGTGCGATCCTTGGCGGCGGATACCTGATACTTGTTGATGATATTTCCCGTTCCCTTTTGTCCATGGAACTTCCACTTGGCGTTGTCACAAGTATCATGGGCGCCCCCTTCTTTATCTATCTTATCATCAAACGAAAGGAGCGCGCGTAA
- a CDS encoding ABC transporter substrate-binding protein yields the protein MKKHRQLLALFICLVMSVSLLTGYSETKAATEEPTQSAEQDATQETAETREITDMAGRKVTVPTAENIESVFSAGPVAAIFLYMVAPDKLLGWNYELNDVEKSIILDKYQDLPNFGMGDAVNYEAVIAANPTIAINSGKINDAMVSDCDALSESLGIPVVAVDNELNNSAEAFRFMGELLGVEDHAEELAQYAEQVFTDINALSDIPEEKKVSVYFGNGEDSLETAPRGSQHAQIFDVINAVNVADLELGDGSRVQISAEQLLAWDPDVIVVNGEPKADKSGSSAAEDILSNPDYASLKAVQDQKVYGTPNAPFSWVDRPAGPNRLIGMRWFSALIYPEYIKCDINEEIHKFFDLFYHVDLSDEQLENVLKGTL from the coding sequence ATGAAAAAGCACAGACAACTTTTGGCTCTGTTTATATGTCTGGTGATGTCAGTCAGTCTTTTAACAGGATATTCTGAGACGAAAGCTGCTACTGAAGAGCCGACGCAGAGTGCGGAGCAGGATGCCACGCAGGAAACTGCTGAAACCCGTGAGATCACAGACATGGCAGGAAGAAAAGTAACTGTCCCAACAGCAGAAAATATTGAATCTGTTTTTTCAGCGGGTCCTGTAGCTGCAATTTTTCTGTATATGGTTGCACCGGATAAGCTTCTTGGGTGGAATTATGAACTGAATGATGTTGAGAAATCTATTATTCTGGACAAATATCAGGATCTTCCTAATTTTGGAATGGGTGATGCTGTCAATTATGAAGCAGTAATTGCTGCCAATCCTACAATTGCTATTAATAGTGGAAAGATTAATGATGCAATGGTTTCTGATTGCGATGCGTTATCAGAAAGCCTTGGAATTCCGGTTGTTGCAGTAGACAACGAGCTTAATAATTCTGCGGAAGCTTTTCGTTTTATGGGCGAACTTCTTGGTGTAGAAGATCATGCAGAAGAGCTTGCCCAGTATGCGGAGCAGGTATTTACTGATATTAATGCACTTTCAGATATTCCAGAAGAAAAGAAAGTCAGTGTATACTTCGGTAATGGAGAGGATTCACTGGAAACTGCACCCAGGGGATCCCAGCATGCACAGATTTTTGATGTCATCAATGCAGTCAATGTTGCAGATCTGGAATTGGGAGATGGATCTCGTGTTCAGATTTCAGCAGAACAGCTTCTTGCATGGGATCCGGATGTGATTGTTGTAAATGGTGAACCAAAGGCAGATAAAAGCGGAAGTTCTGCAGCAGAAGATATCCTGAGCAATCCTGATTATGCTTCATTAAAAGCAGTACAGGACCAAAAGGTTTATGGAACTCCGAATGCACCGTTTAGCTGGGTGGATCGTCCGGCAGGACCAAATCGTCTGATCGGTATGCGATGGTTCTCAGCATTGATTTATCCGGAATATATTAAATGTGATATCAATGAAGAAATACATAAATTTTTCGATCTTTTTTATCATGTTGATCTGTCCGATGAACAGTTGGAAAATGTTCTGAAAGGAACTTTATAA
- a CDS encoding TylF/MycF/NovP-related O-methyltransferase, whose translation MTARLLNSPCQLLCFADNDPHKHGSYIGNIPVCSPDAAVALLPDLVILGVLDEERRNSMIKQMENLGYHGPFRDPSVLRMFDARVAVMRLLSEQIYQLDIPGNVAELGVFRGEFSSLISAAFPDRKIHLFDTFEGFSEKDITIEASGNLSRAKTGDFSSTDIDSVLHVMPDPTRTVIHKGWFPDTFSDVRDETFCFVSLDADLYAPTAAALPLFYERLATGGVLLVHDVYSTQFSGCRKAVGEFCLKNHLFADPVCDLHGSAIIRKL comes from the coding sequence ATGACAGCAAGACTTCTCAACAGTCCCTGTCAGCTCCTGTGCTTTGCTGATAATGACCCCCATAAACACGGATCCTATATTGGGAATATTCCAGTCTGTTCTCCGGATGCTGCAGTAGCACTTCTCCCGGATCTGGTCATCCTGGGAGTTCTGGATGAAGAACGGCGTAATTCTATGATAAAACAGATGGAAAACCTGGGTTATCACGGACCTTTTCGTGATCCCTCCGTCCTTCGCATGTTTGACGCACGGGTTGCTGTTATGCGTCTTTTATCTGAGCAGATCTATCAATTGGATATTCCGGGAAATGTTGCAGAACTGGGTGTTTTCCGAGGTGAATTTTCTTCCCTGATCAGTGCAGCCTTTCCAGACCGAAAAATCCATCTTTTTGATACTTTTGAGGGCTTTTCAGAAAAGGATATCACAATAGAAGCCTCCGGTAATCTGTCCCGCGCCAAAACAGGTGATTTTTCTTCTACTGATATTGACTCTGTTCTTCATGTTATGCCAGATCCTACACGTACTGTGATCCACAAAGGATGGTTTCCAGATACCTTTTCCGATGTTAGAGATGAAACTTTTTGTTTTGTATCTCTGGACGCGGATCTTTATGCTCCAACTGCTGCTGCACTTCCTCTGTTCTATGAACGCCTGGCCACCGGAGGAGTTCTCTTGGTTCACGATGTGTACAGTACACAGTTTTCCGGATGCCGAAAAGCGGTTGGGGAATTCTGTCTGAAAAACCATCTGTTTGCAGATCCTGTATGCGATCTGCATGGAAGCGCAATAATCCGAAAATTATAA